One Heptranchias perlo isolate sHepPer1 chromosome 5, sHepPer1.hap1, whole genome shotgun sequence DNA window includes the following coding sequences:
- the LOC137321549 gene encoding putative nuclease HARBI1 has protein sequence MGGLMGLPSGLENEGEQQGRQQRAGAATTRGRRRRALHRRPYPQRVFREHFPYMNFTEDQCMRHLRFTKEIVTELCHLLHPQLEPQTRAWTALPVTVKVTVTLNVYVVGSFQAAAGDISDISQFTVHRFVREVTEALDTRRNTYISFPMNRAKQDERSLGFNCMAGCPKLVCDHRQHITQVCSHDPVTSHDSSILRQSSVLPLFQPGCQVTDWLLDDKNYPFRTWLMTPVRRAAKHANNKSHAAIIEQTIDMLEQRFRCLDRSRGALQSTPEQVSRSVVVSCMLHNFAFTTTWAASSEEEERERGGRAVQASTTSARTLRDQLIQEPFIETIRAIPNTPIAPQSLSPSSLLPPSDYLSSV, from the exons ccacaagagggaggaggaggagggcactgcacaggaggccgtacccacagcgggtcttcagggagcacttcccCTACATGAACTTCACTGAGGATCAATGTATGAGGCACCTTCGCTTCACCAAGGAGATTGtcactgagctatgtcacctgctgcacccacaactcgagcctcaaaccagggcatggacagcactgcctgtgactGTTAAGGTCACCGTGACCCTTAACGTTTATGTTgtgggctccttccaggctgcagcaggtgacatcagcgacatctcACAGTTCACAGTCCACCGTTTTGTCAGGGAGGTCACTGAAGCTCTCGACACCAGGAGAAACACCTACATCTCCTTCCCGATGAACAGAGCGAAGCAGGACGAGAGATCACTGGGCTTCAACTGCATGGCAGGCTGCCCCAAG ctggtttgtgaccacaggcagcacatcaCGCAGGTCTGTTCCCACGATCCTGTCACCAGTCATGACTCTTCCATCCTGCGCCAAtcctctgtgctgcctttattccaaccaggctgtCAAGTTACAGACTGGCTATTGGACGACAAGAACTATCCCTTccggacatggctcatgactcctgtcaggagaGCTGCAAAACATGCCAACAACAAGAGCCACGCAGCCATCATTGAGCAAACAATTGACATGCTcgagcaacgcttccgctgcctggaccgttcgagAGGCGCTTTGCAGTCCACCCCTGAGCAGGTATCCAGATCTGTTGTCGTTAGTTGTATGCTCCACAACTTTGcctttaccaccacctgggcagcatcaagtgaggaggaggagcgtgAAAGAGGAGGACGAGCAGTACAGGCATCGACCACCAGTGCCAGAACTCTCAGAGACCAGCTCATCCAAGAGCCTTTCATTGAAACCATCCGTGCCATCCCCAATACGCCAATAGCCCCACAATCCTTATCACCATCGTCCTTACTGCCACCATCCGATTACCTTTCTTCAGTCTAG